From the genome of Longispora fulva:
CGCTGAAGTCCATCCGGTGGTCGTGGTACCAGAGCGTGGCGGCGCGCTGGGTCATCGGGTACACGTAGTCGCGGGTGCGGTCGTGGATCGTGTAGTCGGACGGCTTCATGGCCATTCCGGCGTGACGGGTGTGCACCGGGTAGCCGGCGGGGACGACCAGGTCGGTGGGGAAGCCGTCGGAGTCGGGGGGCGTGACGCCGCCGTGCAGGTGGGTGGACGTGGGGACGGGCAGCTCGTTGCGGACCGTGACGACGACTTTGCGGCCGGCCCGGGCGCGGAAGGTGGGGCCGGGGAAGGTGCCGTCGTACCCCCAGATGGTGGTTCTGCTGCCCGGCAGGATCTCGACCCTCGCGACCTTCTGCACCACCTCGTAGTAGTCGGTGGTGTCGTCGCGGCGGACGGTTCTCGCGACCTGCGGGATGGGCAGCGGCACCTTGAAGGCCGGCGGGACCGGTGCCGTGCTGGGCAGCGCCTGGCCGGTGCCGGCCCCGTCCGTGGCGCAGCCGGCCAGGGTCGCGATCCCGGCGGCCCCGGCCAGTCCGAGCAGCCCGCGCCGGCCGATCACGCGCCGGTCCACTTCGGACGGTAGCGGAAGGACCACACGGTCAGCACGGCCAACACCCCGAAGATCGACATTCCGAGGGGTACGTGCCCCTGGAGCACCCGGCCGTAGCCGAGTCCGATCTGGGTGACGATCAGGATCCACAGCCCGGCCGAGGCCGGCACCGGCCACCACGGGCCGCGTCCGGGGCGCACCAGCAACGCCGTGCACGGCACCAGCACCGTGGCGATCAGTGCGATCAGGATGGCGTTGGCACTGTGGATGCCCAGCAGCGCCACGTGCCCGCTGATGAAGCCGCCGGCCAGGGCCGCCTGGGTGAGGACCAGTGCCGCCAGGAGCAGGCACAGCACCCGGACCGGGTAGATCGGCCACCGCTGGCCGCGTCTGAGGGGGGAGGACATATGTTGATCATGGTCGCCGGCCTGGTCGGGCGCCATCCGTTATTCCCCGGACCGGCCCCCTAGGGGAAGCCGCCCGCCGGTCCGGCGACGAACCGGGACTATCCCCAGCCCTCGCGGGCCGCGTACCAGCCGAGTTGGATTCTGGTCTGGACGCCCGCCAGCTCCATCAGGAAGTGCACCCGGCGCTGGACGGTGCGCATCGACATCCCCAGGTGCACCGAGATCGACCGGTCGGTGAGGCCGGCGAGCATCAGGGACAGGATCCGGGCGTCGTCGGGGGCCAGCGCCGCGCTGTCGGTGGGCCGCAGCGGCCGGGCCCGGGCCCAGGTGCCCTCGAACAACGCGATCAGGGCCTCCAGTAGCCCGCTGGCGTGCAGCATCACGGCCCCGGGCTCGCCGTGCTCGGACCTAGCTGGCTCAGTGGCGGGCAGCGACACGAGGGCCAGCTCCCGGTCGGCCATGATGAGCTTGACCGGCAGCTTCTCGACAACCCGGATCTCCTCGCCTGCCGCTACGGATGCCAAGGCCGCTTCAGCCGTGCCGGGTTCATCAAGTGCCGCTCGTTCGATCACCACCCGATAGCGGACACCTTTTGCGACCAATTTGTCCTCGGCGGCGTTCTCCTCGCGGGGCACGGCCACCGGCCGGGAGGTGACGAAGGCGCGGACCTCCTCGCGGGCCGAGCGCTGGATCTGGTCGAACCGGTGCCGGACGCCGTCCACGCCCGTGATGACCTCGATCAGGTCGCTGATCGCCCGGCCGGCCACGGCGCGCCGGTGCTCCTCGGCGAGGGTCGCGACCGCCAGCTCCGCCCGGCGCAGGTCGTCGTGCCGCTGGCCGAGCAGGGTGCCGAGCGCGACGGTCGGGGGCGCGGCGACGAACCGGTCCCGGTCGCCGCCGGAGCGGGCGGCCAGTCCCCGGGCCGCGAGGGTCTCCAGGGCGTGCATGATCTCGGCTGTACCCCGGCCGAGCAGCTCAGCGAGGTGCGGGGCGGTGGCGGAGGGCAGGGCGACCAGGCCCCGGTACGTGTCCTCCGCCAGGGCGTCGAGCCCCAGTACGCCCAGCGGGGTCGTCACCTGGCGAGTATGAGTCAGGGCGTAAATACGTCACAAGCAGTGTGTTCAGATTGTGACGCCTAAGTGCCAGGGTTACGCGCCTGGGCACCGGCGGGCGGGCGTCAGGTGAGCAAGCAGTCTACCCATACCCCCCAGGGGGTATGGGTAGACTGGACGGTATGACCACCCCGACCCGCGGCTACACCGCCACCAAGGATCAGCTCCTCGCCCGGCTCCGGCGGATCGAGGGCCAGGTGCGCGGGATCGAGAAGATGGTCGAGGAGGACCGGTACTGCATCGACGTCCTCACCCAGATCTCCGCCATCCAGGCCGCCCTCGACAAGGTCGGCCTGGGCCTGCTCGACGGCCACGCCCGGCACTGCATGCACGAGGGCGCGACGGAGGGCAAGGCCGAGGAGATGGCCGACGAGATGCTCTCCGCCGTCGCCCGGCTCATGCGGCGCGGCTGACGCCGGCCGGATGAGCCGGAACGACGGCTTCGCGGCGTGCGCTTCGCGCGACGCCGCGCGACATCACGGCCTGGTAAGGGCCGCCACCGGGTAGTTCGGGGTGAGGCTCGGCAGCTGCCCGCCGGTGAGGCTCCGCACCGCCGGAGGCCTCTCCAGCTGGTACGGCGGGATGTCGAACGTCCCGCTCACGTCGATCACCAGGTGCGTGTTCCCGGCGTGGTTGTACACGTTGAACCGGTTGTCCGTCCCGAGCAGGGTGATCGTGGCATTCGGCACGGTCTGCCCGCGGGCCGGGTTGAGGTTACTGGCGGTGGGCCGCTCCGGCAGCCCGGTGCGCCACAGGGTCAGGAAGGTGTTGTCGGTCGGGGTGACCCCCGTGACGTTGAGCCCGACGGCGACAGTCTTCGGTCCGGCGATCGCGCCCGGCACCTCGATGGGCGTGATGGACTGCGGGCCGAGGACGTGCGCGCCCTGACCCTCGCGGGTGTCCGCGATCCGGGTCGGCGTCAACGGGTTGAACCGTAGGCCGGTCTCCAGGCTGCCGCTGACGTACACGCCCACGATGTCCACCACGATGTGGGTGGTGGAGGTGAGGTGGTTGTACACCGAGAAGGACATGAACTCGGAGCAGTTCTGCAGCGGGCAGGGCATCACCGGGACGACGGCCAGGTTCGGCACGATCGTGTGCGGCGCGAAGTTCAGGGTCGAGGACTCCGGCGGGAGGTTGTTCCCGTTCCACGCGGTGAAGAAGCCCGGGCCCGTCGGGTCCACGGCCGTGATGTTCACCGCGACCGCCCGGATGTCGGGGGTCAGTCCGGTGTAGCCGAGCGGGATGGTGACCCAGTCGCCGCCGCCGAGCGGGCCGTAGCCCCACTCGCGGGAGTCCAGCAGCCGCTGCACCTTGACCGGGACGTACTCGTTCCCCAGGCCCCGGTTGTTGAGCACCTCGTTGTTCGCGGCGTAGAAGCCGACGACGTCGACGATGACGTGGGTGTTGCCGCCGTGGTTGTAGATCGACACCTGGCCGCCGTCGCCGACCCGGACGGTGACCGAGTTGGCACCGGTCCATCCGGCCGGGAAGTTGAGGTTGGACGCGGTCGGGCGGCCGACCCCCTTCGGGTAGACGGTGAGGAAGCTCGCGGAGGTGCCCTCGGTGACGGTCACGTTCAGCACGACGGAGGACACGCCACTCGACGGGATGTTCCCCCGGCCGGTGACCTGGAGGTTCAGCGTCGCGCCGGCCCCGACCTTGGCGGCGGGGGCGCCGTTGCCGGAGCGGGTGTCCAGGATCCGCGCGGAGTCCACCGGGTAGTAGGTGCCCTCGGCGCCGATGATGCCGTAGCCGTGCAGATCCACGGCCCTGCGGGTCCCGGCGGTGTCGTCGGGCATCGTCAGGGTGGCGGTCTGGTCGCCCTTGGCGGTGGGGTGTGCGGCGACGCTCACCGTGCAGCTCTTGCCGACGGCGAACACGTGGCCGGAACAGGTGTCGGACTTGATGCGGAAGGCTCCCGGCGCGGAGCCGGCGAAGGCCGCCTGGCCGAAGGTCACTGGCCCGGTGCCCCCGACCGTGAAGGTCACGTCCTTTGCCGGGGCGTCCCGGCCGATGTCGGTGCCGTCCCAGCCGAGGAACTTGGTGCTGCTCCGGGCGAGCTTGTAGCCCACGCTGGAGTTCCACCGCAGCTCGCCGGACATGCCCTTGCAGTTGGGGAACCGGTAGGACGCGGCGAAGACCGTGATGTCCCCGGCCTGGTTGCGCTGCACCTCGTGGATCGTCAGGGTCCCGGGCAGCTCGTTGTCCATGCACGCCTGGCCGTCGATCCCGTTGTCCAGACCGGCGTGGGTCGCGTCGGCGAACCGGGTCGTCGGGAACGTGCCGGGCACCAGCGCGGTGCCGGTCGGCGGCGTGATCCAGAGGTAGAGGTTTCCGCCGCCCTGGCCGTACGCGTACGTGCTGACGCCGTCGGTGCCGTAGCGGGAGAAGTTGATGTCCGACTCGAACGTGTAGTCGTGCCAGGTGCTCTCGACGGCCAGCACGTTGTAGGGCGCGCTGGGCGCCGCCTGAGCTGCCGTTCCGGTGGTCAGTGACGCGCCCAGGACAAGGGCCGCCAGGGCAAACATGCGCAATCCGCGCATTTGCACTCCCCGTGAAGTACTATGAAGGGTTTTGAAAAATCACGGTAACCGCGCGTTCTTCAGTGACGCAAGTGGATAGCCGACAGACGCTCAGTCGCCCGGCGACAACGCCACCCACAACGACAGGCCCGCGAGGACCGCGCACAGTGGGGAGTAGATGCGCAGGTCGAGCGCGTTGAACTCCGGCATCGAGGAGCCGCGCACCCCCGCCCCGACGAGCCCGCCGACGCCGCGCAGGCCGAGGACGGCCGCGACGGTGAAGGCTCCCGCCGCGTACACCCATCGGGGTCCGATCTCGGGGACCAGGCCCGCGCGGGCCGCGACCACGTAGCCCGCGACGGCGATCAGGCCGGCCACCAGCCCGGTGAGCGCGCCGGACGGCGTGCGGTCCTCGGGGACGCCGACGACGAGCCTCGCGAAGTCCGCGCGGGTGGCCAGCGGCCACGGCGAGAAGATCCAGATCACGTGCAGGGCCGAGATGAGCGCCAATGTCACGGCCGCGACGCCCGCTGCGATTCTCATCGGGTACTCCGATCCATACAGTTGTGTACGGAAGACCATACAGTACTGTATGTTGTATGCCGAAACCCCGACTGACCAGGGAAGACTGGACCCGGGCCGCCCTGGCTGCGATGTCGCGGGGCGGTCCAGCTGCGGTGGCCGTCGACCCGCTGGCCAAGATCCTCGGCGCGACCAGGGGCAGCTTCTACTGGCACTTCACCGACCGCGAGGCCCTCCTGGTCGCCGCCCTCGAACTGTGGGAACAGGTCGCCACCGAGGACCTGATCGCGGTGATGGAGAAGATCCGCAACCCGCTCGACCGGCTCCGCACCCTGCTGCACGAGGCCCTCCGGGACCGCCGGCCGAACGACGTCCACCTGGAGCCGGCGATCGTCGCGCACGCCCACGACCCGGTCGTCGCCCCGGTGCTGCGCCGGGTCACCGAGCGGCGGATCGGCTATCTCACGGAGTGCTACCGGCAGCTCGGCATGGCCCCGGACGCGGCCCGCCGGCAGGGCGTCGTGGCGTACGCGACATATCTGGGCTGGGTCGAACTGCGGGCCGCCGCGCCGGACATCGTCCCGGAGGTCACCAGGGACGCCTCCGCCATGGATCACCTTCTTGGTCAATTGACGCCGAAGACGGGCAATGACCACCTAGCGTGACCATATGAAGAAATGGGTGATCGCCCTCATCATCGGTCTGGTGGTCCTGCTGATCTGCTGCGGGGTCGGCCTCTTCGTGTTCTACAAGTTCTTCGACAAGGCGACCGCCACCCGCAGCGCGTACGACAGCGTCCAGGAGGGGGAGTCGCGCTCGGACGCCGAGAACGCGATGGGCAGCAGCGGGCTGCCGTCCGACCAGACGAAGAACCCGCCGTCGGGTACCGAGTGCCGGATGTGGATCAACCGCGACACCGCCAAGGAGGGCTTCGAGCTCTGCTACACCGACGGCCGGGTGAGCACGAAGACGACGTTCGCCGTGAACTGACCCCCGCCGGTGGCAACGCGGTTGCCGCTCCGGGGCATCGGCGGGGATGATCTTCGGGTGGATCTCACCGAGCAGCGCGTCACCTGGGCGGAGCTCTTCCTCGACCTGGTCTGGGTCTTCGCCGTCACCCAGATCGCGGGGGTGCTCGCCACCGCCGCCGGCCCGCTGGACATCGTCCGGGCCCTCCTGCTCCTCGCCCCACTGTGGTGGGGCTGGGTCGGCGTCACCCTGCTCGGCAACCTCACCGGCGCCCGGCTCGACGGGGCCCGCGGCCGGCTGACCCTGTTCGCGCTGGCCGGGTGCGGGCTGGGCATGGCCATCGCCGCCCCGCACGGCTTCAGCCGGTGGGGCGGCCTGGCCCTCGTCGGGTTCTACACGCTGCTCCGGCTGCTGCTCTGGCTCGCCGCCGTCCCGATCGTCGGCGCGCGGCACCTCGACCCGTTCTCGGTCACCCTGCTGGTGACCTGCCCCCTGTACCTGGTCGGCGCCCTCCTCGACGGGCCGTGGCGGCTCGGGGTCTGGTTCCTGGCGGCGTTCGTCGGGCCGTTCGTTTTCCGGCCCAAGGTCAAGGGCCACCGGTTCGAGGCCTCGCACCTGCCCGAGCGGTTCGGGCTGTTCGTGATCATCGCGCTGGGCGAGAGCGTCGTGGCGATCGGCGGGCAGGCCACCGGGAAGCTCTCCGACTGGGCGACGATCCCCCTTGCCCTGGTCACGATCGTGGGACTGTGGTGGACGTACTTCCACTACGGCGCGCCCGCCGTCCGGCACGCGTTGGAGACCGACCCGGTCCAGGCCAGGATCGTGCGCCAGGTGTTCAGCGTCGCGCACTTCGGGTACGTGTTCGCGATCATCCTCATCGCCGTCGGGCTGAAGAAGACGGTCGGACACCCGTTCGACCTGCCGCACAAGCCGGCCGAACTCATGCTCGCGCCCGGGGTGGCGCTCTATCTCGCCGGGTTCTGCTACGCCCGGTGGCGGATGTTCGGCGCGGCCCTGTGGCCCCGGCTCGGCGGCGCGCTCGCGGGCGTCGCACTCGCGTTCGCGGCGCCGTTCCTGCCGCAGATTCTCACGGCGGGCCTGGTCACGGCGGTGCTGCTCGCCGTGAACGGGATCGAGGCCTGGGTCGTCGAGACTGGCCGAACGCTGCCGGTGGTGGCTCTGCGACGCGGATAATGTCGCGTATGCGGGGAGTCGGGGTGTGGGCCGTCGGGGTCACCGGCGTCCTGCAGACCGGCGGCTGGATCGCCGACGAGATCCCGGCGGCACTCAGCCTGCCCCGCCCGCCGTCCTGGGTGTGGGCCATGCTCTGCCTGGTCAACGCCGTGCTGGTGTTCGCGCCGGCGGAGCTGCTGTCCCAGCGCGGCCGGAACCCCGCCGCCCGGATGGCCGGCCAGATCTGGGCGACGGCGGCGGTGGCGCTGGCGTTGATGGGGCTGGCCCGGCTCGTACCCATCCCGCACGACGAACTTTCCCTCGGCTCCCTGGCCGTGCTCACCGGCCTGGTGGCCGTCGGAGTACGGGTGTTCCGGGGGTGGCAGCGGCCCGCCGGCCGGCCCAGCGGCTGGGCCGTCGCGGTCGGGCTCGCCTGCCTGCTGCCCTGGCTGGTGTTCGGCGCGCTCGGCGGGCGGCTGGAGACGGCGATGGCGGTCCTCGCCGGCATCGCGGCCGGCGCGCTGGCCCGCTCGGTGCTCGACGGCCGGTTCTGGGCGGCGTTCGGCGGCGACCGGTTCCTCGCCGGCTCCGTCGCCGGAGTGGCGCTGTGCGTCCTGGCCGCCGGGATCGGCGCGTTCGGCATCAACCTCTTCGAACTCCTGCTCCTGCCGCCGTTGGGCTACGTGGCGGCCCGGCTGCGGCACACCTGGCTGCTGGTCGCGATCGCCGCCCTGGGGCCGCTGGCCTTCGTGGACCCCGAGGAGATGAACTTCGTCCTCGGCTTCTCCGACGTGCTGTTCTACGGGGTGGTCTCCGCGCTGTGCTCCGGGGCCATCGCCGCGGTGGCCGGGTTCGTGCTGCCCGGGACCCTGCGGCGCGGGTTCGCGGCGGCGCTGGTGATGACCGTGGTGGCCGGGTCGGCGTACGCGCTGCTCGGCAGCCCCGACTTCTACGGCAACCGACTCTTCGTGATCATGAAAGCCCAGGCGGCCGTGCAGGGCCTCGCCGGGCCGGTCGAGGTGCACCGCAAGCTCGTCGACACCGCGGAGACCAGCCAGGCGGACCTCCGCGAGCTGCTGACCAGCAAACACATCCCCTTCACCCCGTACTACCTGGTCAACGCCATCGAGCTCGACGGCGGCCCGGTGCTCCGCCTCCGGCTGGCCGCCCGCGCGGACGTCGACCGGGTCCTGATCAGCCAGCGGCTCCGCCCGATCAAGGAACGCGGCGAGCCCGACACCGGCACCCCCGGCCCGCTGACCGGCCCCACCTGGGACATCCGGAGCATCGGGGCCGACCGGGTCTGGCAGGACCTCGGGGTACGCGGCGCCGGCACCCTGGTCGGGCACGTCGATACCGGGGCCGACGGGCACCACCCGGCGCTCGCGGGGGGCTTCCGGGGCGGGGCCGACTCGTGGTTCGACCCCTGGTACCACTCCGGCGAGCCCCAGGACCTCGACGGCC
Proteins encoded in this window:
- a CDS encoding helix-turn-helix domain-containing protein, with translation MTTPLGVLGLDALAEDTYRGLVALPSATAPHLAELLGRGTAEIMHALETLAARGLAARSGGDRDRFVAAPPTVALGTLLGQRHDDLRRAELAVATLAEEHRRAVAGRAISDLIEVITGVDGVRHRFDQIQRSAREEVRAFVTSRPVAVPREENAAEDKLVAKGVRYRVVIERAALDEPGTAEAALASVAAGEEIRVVEKLPVKLIMADRELALVSLPATEPARSEHGEPGAVMLHASGLLEALIALFEGTWARARPLRPTDSAALAPDDARILSLMLAGLTDRSISVHLGMSMRTVQRRVHFLMELAGVQTRIQLGWYAAREGWG
- a CDS encoding metal-sensitive transcriptional regulator: MTTPTRGYTATKDQLLARLRRIEGQVRGIEKMVEEDRYCIDVLTQISAIQAALDKVGLGLLDGHARHCMHEGATEGKAEEMADEMLSAVARLMRRG
- a CDS encoding DUF3995 domain-containing protein — its product is MRIAAGVAAVTLALISALHVIWIFSPWPLATRADFARLVVGVPEDRTPSGALTGLVAGLIAVAGYVVAARAGLVPEIGPRWVYAAGAFTVAAVLGLRGVGGLVGAGVRGSSMPEFNALDLRIYSPLCAVLAGLSLWVALSPGD
- a CDS encoding TetR/AcrR family transcriptional regulator, producing the protein MPKPRLTREDWTRAALAAMSRGGPAAVAVDPLAKILGATRGSFYWHFTDREALLVAALELWEQVATEDLIAVMEKIRNPLDRLRTLLHEALRDRRPNDVHLEPAIVAHAHDPVVAPVLRRVTERRIGYLTECYRQLGMAPDAARRQGVVAYATYLGWVELRAAAPDIVPEVTRDASAMDHLLGQLTPKTGNDHLA
- a CDS encoding low temperature requirement protein A, producing MDLTEQRVTWAELFLDLVWVFAVTQIAGVLATAAGPLDIVRALLLLAPLWWGWVGVTLLGNLTGARLDGARGRLTLFALAGCGLGMAIAAPHGFSRWGGLALVGFYTLLRLLLWLAAVPIVGARHLDPFSVTLLVTCPLYLVGALLDGPWRLGVWFLAAFVGPFVFRPKVKGHRFEASHLPERFGLFVIIALGESVVAIGGQATGKLSDWATIPLALVTIVGLWWTYFHYGAPAVRHALETDPVQARIVRQVFSVAHFGYVFAIILIAVGLKKTVGHPFDLPHKPAELMLAPGVALYLAGFCYARWRMFGAALWPRLGGALAGVALAFAAPFLPQILTAGLVTAVLLAVNGIEAWVVETGRTLPVVALRRG
- a CDS encoding S8 family serine peptidase; this encodes MRGVGVWAVGVTGVLQTGGWIADEIPAALSLPRPPSWVWAMLCLVNAVLVFAPAELLSQRGRNPAARMAGQIWATAAVALALMGLARLVPIPHDELSLGSLAVLTGLVAVGVRVFRGWQRPAGRPSGWAVAVGLACLLPWLVFGALGGRLETAMAVLAGIAAGALARSVLDGRFWAAFGGDRFLAGSVAGVALCVLAAGIGAFGINLFELLLLPPLGYVAARLRHTWLLVAIAALGPLAFVDPEEMNFVLGFSDVLFYGVVSALCSGAIAAVAGFVLPGTLRRGFAAALVMTVVAGSAYALLGSPDFYGNRLFVIMKAQAAVQGLAGPVEVHRKLVDTAETSQADLRELLTSKHIPFTPYYLVNAIELDGGPVLRLRLAARADVDRVLISQRLRPIKERGEPDTGTPGPLTGPTWDIRSIGADRVWQDLGVRGAGTLVGHVDTGADGHHPALAGGFRGGADSWFDPWYHSGEPQDLDGHGTGTASLAVGRGGVGVAPDAQWIGCSNTARNMASPGLHLDCLQFVFAPFPAGGDPFRDGDPTRGARILTNSWDCTDEEGCDAQSLYPAARALEAAGVFVAAAAGNSGPFCRSITEPLATYPQVTTVGATNKDDQIASYSSRGPVGPLVKPDILAPGTDVVLARPGGGYGTAFGTSMSTPLVAGVVALMWSANPALVGDLARTRSILALTARPTVKIPPSHHLFEQRNCGKVGNPGIVDAYAAVSMAQGRS